CACGTATAGTTCGTATCGTAATACATCTTCGCATACAGGTGGTACGGCTCGTCACCGCCTGTAAAGAGGGTTTCACTCCGTTTGACTTCTTCGATCAAGCGTTCGCTCCAATCGAAGCGTTCTTTTTTGCGACTGAGGAACAACGGTAGGATGTATGGATGAGCCTGATCCGGCATCCGCGAGCAACCGCGTTCATGCCGCAGTGCTGCATAAAGTAGCAAGGCACGATCTTCGAAGCCACGTTCAATCGCATACGTCATTCGGCTGAATGCTTCACAAGATGGGCAATCACTGAGTTCGTCGCTTGGCGCGTCGATCCATTCTGATAAATAGTGATCGGCTTGTTCCTCGTCACCGAGTTTGCTGTAGACCATGAAGCTGATATAGTCACGTGTCCGAATAAAGCCATGCGCGTCACAGAAGTCGATGAAGCGATCAAGATCTTCTTCGAGAAGCGAGACCGTCACGTCTTCTTGTTCTGCCATATAGATCAAATAGGACTTGTAGTTCCAGTACAAATCAAGTTCTTGTTTTGGAGTCAGTGTCATCTCATCTTTTCGGATCCATTCCATCAAGAGCGTGAAGGACACGAGAAACGATCGGAAGTGTCCTAAATCAAATTGATTTTGTGAAAATGCCCATAAGGAGAGGAAGCGGAGTGAATCATCAGCTGTTTCCTCAAAGATGGCCCATAAGGCCTCACCGCGTGCAACGGAGGGTTCTTCTTCCTTTAAGCGAAGATATAAGAGATGGAGTTCTTCTTGAGGGTTCATCTGTACCCCTCCTTTCTTATATAAGTATACCACGAGCGTTTTGAGAAATCGCAATTGAGCGAGGATGGAATAAAAAAAGATTCCGAACCGGCTCAATCGCGGTTCGGAATCATTTCAAGTATTTGTGGATGAGTATCAGCTGTCGGATGTAGCAAATCATGTACTGTGTAACTATTGAGTACTTGATGGAACGCCGCAATGGCATCATCGAAGGCATCACGTGCCGGATTGAGCGAAGGGACCTCGTGAATGCCTTCTTGCGGATCGAGAAAATGAACGGTTGGTTCAAACAGTTGTACGACGTCACCGATATGAATTGCATCCGGAGGGCCTGCTAAGCGGAAACCACCTCCACGACCACGGACAGAATCAATCAGACCACTCTGTCCTAAACGATAGACTACTTTCATTAAATGATTCTTAGAAATGTCGTAACAATCCGCTACTTCCTGGATTCGGACTAAACGATCGGGGTGAGCTGCTGCGAACAGCAGGGACCGAATCGCGTAATCCGTATAACGTGTCATGCGCATTTTCATCACCTACTTAACACACATACTAGGGGGCGACGCAAGCATTATCAACTCTCAATGTGCAAAAAATAAGATGCATTTTACAGATTGTTTTTATGAGGCGATTATCGCATAATGGACGGTGAAAGGTAGGTTAAATTATGCATTTCGATCAGGCATTACACCTTTTGCAACAGCTCGGTCCATCGATGGAGCAAAAGGGATTGCGGATCGCGACGCGCTTCTATGACTCGCTCGAGGCGACGTATGAAGAAGAATTGCGCGCGCTTCGAGAAGCGGGGGCTCAGGATGGAACTCGCGCATTACGGATTTTACGCCTGAGTCAATTATTGAATCAGATTACTAACCAACATGAATCGAGTGAACTGTTTAAATTGATTTTATTGAACGAAATCAATCAGACGAAATCGTTTCTGCTGACATACCCGGACATCATCAGTCATGAAATTCTAAAAGCCATCCAGATCGAATATGCACTTGAAGAAGATGCACCGTTGCTTCAAGCATGGAGTATCGTCCATCATCAACTCGTCGATACGTGCCGGCATTTTTGTAAATACCGCCATGCTGAAAACTGGCGTCAACAAGATATTTTATTAATTGCTGAAGACCATCACCTCGGGTCCGTCATCGATGAAGCCCGGCATGCGCTCCTGAGCGGTCGCAAAACGACTTTATTACATGTATCGGCTGAGGAACTGGCGGAACGCATGTTAGCGAATGTCCTCTCTTTGACGACGAAAGGGATGGTCGTCCACCACATTCGTCAAGAAGGATGGGAACAGCAGATGCACGAGTTCCTGACGATGATCACAGCAAATGATCCGATCGTCTTCGTCAGTGGATCGACAAATTTCATTGAAGAAATCCAGCAACGACTTGATCCGTTACCGGTCCTGTTTGGTCCGTTCGTAGCGGCAAATCAATTACCCTCTTAATGAAAAAAGCGACGTGTAACGCTCTGACTGAAGTCGGAGCATGACACATCGCTTTTTTAGCTTTAAGCTGATTTCGTTAAACGCTTCGCACGTTGAATCGACCGGTCGAGTGCGAGATAGACTCCACCCGAGACGCAACAGAGTAATCCGATGAATGCTAAGGCAAAGTCACCTTTTCCGGAATCAAGGAACAAAGATCCGAGAAGCGGTGCGGTAACGCCGCCAATTAACCACTGAAGACTCGCAGCACCGTTATACGTTCCGCGAAGATGTTCTGGTGCAATCAAAGCGATGAACGTCATCTGGACAGGGGACATAATCATCTCACCAAGCGTATAGAACGCATAAATCGCAAGCAATACCGTTACGAGCACGACATAGTCTGTTCCGAGTGAGAACAGGTAGGACGGCACGAACGCGAGGAAAATCATACCGATGCCGAAAATCGATGCCCCGAGCAACATGACTTTTCCGAATGCTTTACCTGACAAACGAGCGGCGATCGGGAATTGGAATAAGACGACCATGATTCCGTTTAATGCCATCAAATAAGGGAAAGGATTTTGTTTCGTCGGCAAGCCCGGTAGTGCCTCCTTCAAGAAGACCGGTAACATGCTCTCAACGAGGGCAAATCCCATCGAGATGAAGACACCCGCACCGATGAAGATTAAAAAGACATGGTCCTTCCGTAACACGGTGAGTGGGGACACTTTGACTTCGTCTGTCTTTTCAATATACTCCGGTTTCGTTTCTTCGATGAAGAAGTAGAGAACGAGTCCGTACAGGAAAAAGACGAAAGCGGCAGAGTAGAAGATGAGTGAACGGTCGACGAACAAGACGGCACTTCCGAGCAGTGGACCGAATGCTGCCCCGACGTTATGCCCCATCCGCAATAGACCGAACGATTCGTTCAGGCGTTCTGGTGGCGTGACGTCAGCGACCATTGCGCTTGCAGCCGGATGGAACAGTGAACTGGATAAACCGAGCAGCGCGTTCAAAGCGAGAAGCGGTCCGAATGAATCGGCGAACGAGAAGCCGATTAGCGCAATGACATCCCCGATGATCGAGAGGACCATCAGTGGTTTTCGACCGAATTTATCAGCGAAATGACCACCGAGGACGGCGCCGACGAGTGACATGATCGGTCCGGTCGCCATGATGACACCGACCAAAAAGTAGGAATCGAGACGATCCGCATAATACAGAACTAAAAATGGTGCAATCATGAACATCATGATTCCCGTGATCGTTTCCCCGACGAACCGGATCCAGATGTTACGATCAAGCTGTTTGAGTGCGTTAAACATAGTGAAAACCCCTTATATTCCGTTTTTAGACAATAGAAAAGACGGATACGCACAAATATGGGCATACCCGTCCTAATATAAGAGGGCAGCATGTACGTATACGCATACGCACACCCTGCTTAATTAAAAATTAAACGATTGGGTGACGTACAGTTGTAGCCAATACAAAGACAGTGTGGACAGATGTCCGAGCTTGATAGAATACCATTGTACGTCTCCTCCTTCTGTAATAGTGAACTTCCTAGTCATCGTAAAGAAGAAGTAGAGGAATTGTCAACTTTAAATCTGAAAATTAAGTCAATGAAGTGAAATGGACGAGACCTTGAAAATTCGGTATGATAGACTAGTTGCGAAAAAGATTGATCGGACTTTTGAATATATCGGTGAAAGGAACTACCATACATGACAAACATTCTACAAACGGAAGTCGAAAAGCGTCGGATTTTCGGCATCATTTCCCACCCGGATGCGGGTAAGACGACATTAACTGAAAAATTCCTCCTACACGGAGGGGCAATCCGTGAAGCAGGTTCTGTCAAGGCACGGAAAAACTCGAAATTCGCGAAATCGGACTGGATGGAAATCGAAAAACAACGAGGCATCTCTGTTACGTCTTCGGTCATGCAATTCGAATACGATAAAAAAATCGTTTCCATCATGGATACACCAGGTCACTCGGACTTCGGTGAAGATACGTATCGAATCCTGACAGCTGTTGACTCAGCAATCATGGTCATCGATGCAGCGAAAGGGATCGAGTCGCAAACGAAGAAACTCTTCCAAGTTTGTCGGATGCGCGGGATTCCAATCTTTACGTTCATCAACAAGATGGACCGTCAAGCACGTGATCCACTCGAATTGATGGAAGAACTTGAAGAAGTACTCGGTATTCCGTCTGTTGCTGTGACGTGGCCAGCTGGTTCAGGGCAACAGTTCGAAGGGGTCTATGATCGCGTCAAAGGACAATTCCATTGTTTCAAGAACGATCGTAAGTCGATCGAACTCGGTGAGGAAGGTCTCGCGAACGAAGAACTCGCGACGACGATCAACTCGGAAATGTACGAGACGTTGATGGATGAAGTTGACTTACTCGACGGCGCAGGTAACGAATACAATGAAGAATTGATTGCAAAAGGCGAATTGACTCCGGTCTTCTTCGGATCAGCACTCGTTGATTTCGGTGTCACACCGCTCCTCGAGCATTACTTGAACCTGTCTCCTTCACCGACACCACGTGAGTCGAACAAAGGGAAGGTCGAACCGGCGCAAGACTTCTTCAGTGGTTTCGTCTTCAAGATTCAAGCAAACATGAACCCGAACCACCGTGACCGGATCGCGTTCGTCCGTATTTGTACGGGTAAGTTTGATCGTGGAATGGACGTCGTCCTGACACGGACAGGGAAAAAGATGAAGTTGTCGCAATCGACACAATTCATGGCAGATGAGCGTGAAACGGTTAACGAAGCGTTCGCGGGA
This region of Exiguobacterium acetylicum DSM 20416 genomic DNA includes:
- a CDS encoding RrF2 family transcriptional regulator, encoding MRMTRYTDYAIRSLLFAAAHPDRLVRIQEVADCYDISKNHLMKVVYRLGQSGLIDSVRGRGGGFRLAGPPDAIHIGDVVQLFEPTVHFLDPQEGIHEVPSLNPARDAFDDAIAAFHQVLNSYTVHDLLHPTADTHPQILEMIPNRD
- a CDS encoding MDR family MFS transporter, translated to MFNALKQLDRNIWIRFVGETITGIMMFMIAPFLVLYYADRLDSYFLVGVIMATGPIMSLVGAVLGGHFADKFGRKPLMVLSIIGDVIALIGFSFADSFGPLLALNALLGLSSSLFHPAASAMVADVTPPERLNESFGLLRMGHNVGAAFGPLLGSAVLFVDRSLIFYSAAFVFFLYGLVLYFFIEETKPEYIEKTDEVKVSPLTVLRKDHVFLIFIGAGVFISMGFALVESMLPVFLKEALPGLPTKQNPFPYLMALNGIMVVLFQFPIAARLSGKAFGKVMLLGASIFGIGMIFLAFVPSYLFSLGTDYVVLVTVLLAIYAFYTLGEMIMSPVQMTFIALIAPEHLRGTYNGAASLQWLIGGVTAPLLGSLFLDSGKGDFALAFIGLLCCVSGGVYLALDRSIQRAKRLTKSA
- a CDS encoding peptide chain release factor 3, yielding MTNILQTEVEKRRIFGIISHPDAGKTTLTEKFLLHGGAIREAGSVKARKNSKFAKSDWMEIEKQRGISVTSSVMQFEYDKKIVSIMDTPGHSDFGEDTYRILTAVDSAIMVIDAAKGIESQTKKLFQVCRMRGIPIFTFINKMDRQARDPLELMEELEEVLGIPSVAVTWPAGSGQQFEGVYDRVKGQFHCFKNDRKSIELGEEGLANEELATTINSEMYETLMDEVDLLDGAGNEYNEELIAKGELTPVFFGSALVDFGVTPLLEHYLNLSPSPTPRESNKGKVEPAQDFFSGFVFKIQANMNPNHRDRIAFVRICTGKFDRGMDVVLTRTGKKMKLSQSTQFMADERETVNEAFAGDVIGLYDSGNYQIGDTITNGDPSLQYEALPTFAPELFLKVYTKNALKSKQFQKGVEQLAQEGAIQVYKTEYNEIILGAIGQLQFEVFEHRLKGEYGVDILKDAANFQVAKWIKPAEVAAVKQLTDSRTVLVYDRWENAVLLFANDFVYERFVQKNEGTITLVDSPQQL